The genomic region AGTCATTTTTTGTCTGATGCCTTCGCGATTTTTGCCTTGTGTATAGAACTAGTGGTATAAGTCTTGTGTAATTCACTGAGAGATGAATCTGATACCGAAAGTTGCACGactaaagtatatatatatatgtatatctctGGTTGGATAGAAGCAGCCTTAGTGTATCTAAGGTAGCATTTTTATGCATCTCCAATGAGATGATCAAAGGACATCTATTTCTTAAGATCAGACAACCAGCTCCAGTAACCTGAGTCGCTACATTATGAGGACTGTGCCAAGAACATCACGCATGTTTCGTTTGGCAAGGAAGTGGAATCAATCCCGTTTGCTACAGGATTCTTTGGATCTGGTAAAGCCCTTTTGACTTTATAGTCAAAGCTCAGTTTGAGACTTCCGGTCTAACAGCGTATTGTCCCATCTCCTAGCTCAAACGTTGAGCAGTTTGGAATGAAACTTCCTCCCTATTCCTATGGGTCGAGTGAGCTCTTGCTTCTCCGCTTCGAGTAGCTGACTCGaccttttattctttttgttgttgttctcAAGCTCCATGTTTATCCCGTATAGAGCCACCGTCGTGTCAGTCAGCAGTCCGTACTTCATCATACCCAGCCCGGCTGACGTATGTACCGAACCTGGCCTAAACCCATAGGCGATAGTTCGTGCGTATNNNNNNNNNNAAGTTGcttcttgattttgattttaaaccACACGGATGGGAAAAGTTCTTTCTCTATCCCGTATAACCTTCGGTGTTATGTGGTGTTTTCTCAGCACAAGAATCCGAGTTTTGATGTGGCGccaaaataaagcaaatcaGATGGAGTTGCGAAGTAGCATGTCATAAAATTAGTTCTGTGAGTACGGAACTAAACGGTCTGAACCTCCGAATTGCATGTAACATTGTAGATTTGCGGCATATCAACCTTCGAATTGCATGTAATGTTGTAGATTTGCAGCATATGGATGCTGATCATATGGGATGGCATGTTGGGCATCTCCTGATGTTCTTGTAAAGAGTTTTGGGTTTAAGGCAGGATAGCAGGTTAAGTAGCTTTGGTGCTAGTTGGCTATCTGCTGCTATCTACCGTTATAATACACGTCAAGTAAGTTCAGttgcaatatgaaaataaaggaaaatttttagggataattacactcatttttttaagtttggtataattacatatacattctctatagtttgaaaaattatatttagtaccccTGGGGGTTGctttcatataacaaataagtcatcttttagtcaaaattaactaaattttctatcaataaaaaaattaaatgaaaattaatacttaaccttgattgacttaaaaCTGATTTATTGCGGGCTAAATAGttttttggactaaactaTTATAACGGTAAAGATATGTTTACTTCACATGTATTAATACGTGAAGACATATAatggtaatttgatcataaaaagatttatttgacctgctaTAAGTcggtaataagtcaatcgtgggtaaatatattttcttccaatttttttgttaatatcaacaaatttgatgaattttaattagtggaggaacttatttgttaaatagaaGCAAACTTCAAGACTGTTAGATGTAAATTTCCCAAACCACAAGGAATCTACGTGTATTCCACCAAACCTTAGGAGATGTGAGTGtaattattgcaaatttttattcaaattaggCTTAGTTGAACCGACATTTATcatttgattgattatttttatttaattgtatattaatcacataataagtatatttcatttgttatataattatttcaaactcAGCCAAACTGGacttgagtttgaattttccccaaaaataaaatcataNNNNNNNNNNNNNNNNNNNNGAATGATCTAAAAAATGCATGCCATTCTCGTTCATTTGACACGGGCTAACAGAGAGGTGTCCAAAGACAACCGGTCCAACACTAAGCAAACCACTGCCGGAGGAAGTCTGGTCCAAAAACTAGGTAATACCTGTGTGCAGCATCAGATGGGCAACATATTAGCATTCATTGCCACGGTTGCTTGTTGAACGCTTGTAAAAAGGGAAATCTCGTACAAGGAAATCGATTTTATTGCTGTTTGGAGCTCACGATCAAAGACacaaacaccaaaaaaaagaaagaaagaaagaaagaaagaaagcttGGTTTTTGAAGAATTACAAAAACTGATGGGCAAGACCTGAGGCAAGCAGGTTTGCCGCAGTTGCAATTGATGAAAGCATTTAAAGAATTCTGCAAGATTTTTTAAAGCTTAccaattatcaaataaaatgctcaaaaaaattacatcattcCTATCATCCTACCATATATTGCACAGTTTTTCTCTTATTCCATGTTACTCTGTTATATCACTATACATTTTGCCAGATGAAGCCATGctcattttagtcattttccAAACTTTATTTCGTCCTGGGCTAGCAATCTATCTCGtctttttttcatgaaatatatatacatatatatatatatatatatatgcttaactGTATTTTTAGccttgtaattatatttatttgacactTTAGTTCTGTAACTTGTGAGGATTGTAAAGTAGTCCTTTacatttctaattttgtattttcagacAAGGttgaccaaaattttcaaagttggCTGGAATTATGATGTCATTTTCcatccaaattttaaaatttttttgataaattttgttctAAAATCATAACATTAAAAAGATGAAAGACTATTTTACAACTTTAACaagttatagaactaaaatataaaacaaaatataattatgaaagtaaaaatacaattaaacctatatatatatatatatatatcttcacatgTGTGTAGTTTATGGCAAGGCATatctcaattatttatttcactcATGAAATATCAACATAAGACAATTTGATGCTTGGGTGTTACTTGGTGTTTTCTTAACGCATAAAAGCGTTCTATGAAGACCTGACTTAACATGGCACCAAAATAAAGCAAACCTGATGGAGTTGCGATATAGTATGTCACAAAAATTAGTTTTGTAAATACAGAACTAGAAGGTTCGAACCTTCAAATTGCATGTAATATTGCAGATTTGCAGCATATCCTTGCTGATGATCTGGGTGGCATGTCGGGCATTGATGCCCACAATATTCTTCCAAACGTCTTGGGTTTAAAGCATGATACAGGGTAGAGCAGCTTTGGTACTAGTTGGCTCTCTGCTTCTAGAGTAGAGTTTTCAAGGCTTCCTCATTTTTGACCTTGCGTATCtgcaaatgaaataataaacgTCTAGTAAGTTTAGTTGTAATATGAATATAACATGATGGCAATATTAAGCAGATGGATACTCTATATGCATGCCACCCCGGTCGGACGATGGTAATGTGCTTCCTTGAAGTGCATTCATTGTCTCAGTTGCTTGTTCAACTCTCTGTAAACAGGGAACATACATGAAATATTTTCGACTTATAAATGACAACTAAAAATTGCTTGATAGTACCATATTTTGTGTGTATTTGCAATTTCTTTTCAGTAATCTCATAAAGAAAGAGTTGGAAAGGTCATGACTGGTACCTCAAAATCAGCAAAAGCAACAGGCATTCCACCTCTGGCACGAACCTTGAGGCTGTTAAAACCTTGGTATCTGAAATCAGAAGACAAGcaagaattgatttttgtCCAAATCTATGATGGTTCTGAAAGTCAGTTTCCATCTGTTAACAAAAGAAGCCCTGCAAATCCTATTTCATAGGTACCACACATGGAAAGGAAGAGTTTTCCCATAGTTCATAGTATTTTTTACGGTAACTTACTGAGAAAGAACTTGCTTCAGTTCCTCTTCAGTACAGTTCGGACCTAGATTAGCAATAAACAAGGTAGAGCATGCACCATCTGTCCTCTTTTCTGCTTGCTCCTATGACAGTAATTCAATCGCAACTAATCATGAGAACTTAAACAAAGAATGAGGTCAGCAACTGCagacaaaatgcataatagACAAAATTTACAGTTACTGACATTCTCCTGAGTAAAGCCATCATTACAATTTGTTGTTTGATCGGTACTGTCAAATACAAGAAGAATTAAGACAATCTCTGTCAACTCAAATGCACAAAATTTTGGCATAACCATATTAGCAGATAAAAATTAGTGAATAAGGTGCTAAACATGTCTAACCTCCTGTCGGCTGCTGAATCATCTTGGTTCCCAGCATCATGATGCCCAGCGGGCTCATCATAATCACTATCTCCTGGATCAAAAATGTAATTGTGATCATGTCATCAGTCGAGAGTAATTCAGGTGAGTGCTGagagaaaattcaatcttaaTCAACAGAATAAAAAACAGGCAATCAACGAGTATCCAACATAAAATCCATGATTTTGTTACTCTCTCTCCTGGCACTGCCTTCCATGGTGTCCTTGCATCATATGGACATCTCCTGCATCACCACCCCAGCCCAAGGATGGGGGTGGAGTTGCAGTCAGGAAGCAGGCATCCAACTTCAGAAGACATGAAGAATGCTAAGAATTCATATATCAGTACAAATTTTACCAACAATGGTGAACAGAGCATATTACCATCATCACTTGAGGATTCCTTAGCATCATTATCtgcttttgttcttttatcaATTACAACATATGGACCACTTCCTGCAAACATTATTAAGGCACTGGTCAACCATCAGACAAAGGTAAACAGAATCAACCATCACATAGTCAAAATCCCGCACTTGAAtccaaattgaaaatatttccatTTTTTAGTAGACCTGAGGAGAAAAAAATGTGCCAACCTGgtttatgttttcttcttgaatttgatCTTGCCAGCTCGATGTGCAACGTGGAACCAGTTTGAGGATCAAATTTAACCCCCTGCATATGTTTATGTACTCATTTACTGAGCAATGtataaattcaagaacatAGATCAAAATGCAATATAGTACAACATGGAGACTCAGAGAATTTTCAGAGCAATTGATGCATTAGTATGGGCAACCTAGTAAAACCCTTCATACGCTAAAGGGACCAGCTTCAAGGGTTGTCTCTATGCTGTTCTCTACCTATGACAACTGCATCCCGTAGAAGCAGGGAATTTATGCATTCATTTATCTCCATTTCTGAATCTCTAGATTTTCatggtatatttattttctaagatGTAGGatagaagaacaaaaattcaaaataatgagTTGCATAACTTCCTAATGCTTAATATTCAAAAGTAGACAACTGATGCAGGGAAGATAAAGACATACCACATCTGGCAAGAGGGCAATGGAGAAAAAGTTGGAAATCCAAATTCTTTGAAAGGACGGAGACAAAACCACTTTAAATATCTCTACTCTAGGAAAATGCAAATTCATCTATAGAATCAACAACAAGACTTTCTGATAGCAGTCTATGCAGTCGAAACTATTTTTCACTTCCAGGTTAAAGAAAAATGTCCTGTGGTTTTTGCGCCAGTAGATTACTTAATTTCTTTCCTCCTTTCTCATCAATCTTGTTTATCTTCCTTCTCGAGTGTCCAGTAGCATACACAAGAACCAAATACGTAAAGACATAAATCATTGTTGACAAATGATGGTTCGCTTGCAATGTATGTTCGCATAAAGTAGAAAACAGAGGCAGACAAGGACTAGAAGTagctgaaagaaaaaaatgtcaaGTAACAACTCACATTGAGAGAGTGCAGGGCGGCCATTGCTGATTGGTGATTCACAAAGGTCGCAAATGCCACAACCTGCAAATTCCGGGAAAAACAAGCGCAAACTCATCAGAATGACAGTTACCAGATAAATTCAAGGTCCTTATGCTCATTAAATCACACCATTAACGACAGAAGAACACTTTCCAGGTctattcaggaaaaaaaaaattacaccaatcAATAATCACtaatcaaaagaaaacaaattctACTCGAAGATTAGCTGGTAGCAAAAAAACCTGATTGCCACGGCCGGTGTATTTGAGTTGGCAGGACTCAAAGCCGGGACGACGGCGAAAGAGATTATGAATCTCACGCGCCTTCACGTCGTCGGGGAGACCAGAGACGAACAACGTGTTGATTCCGTTTCTATCGTTGGCGGAGTAACCGTAGTCCGGAGGAGGCGGAGCCAGGTAATAGGGCTCGTACGGCGGCGGATGAGCCATATCGGAAATCAGAAAGCGAGCTCAGTTGCCGGCAGTGGACTCCATGTGCATGTCTGGGTGAGCTTTTGCAAATGCTGAAGCGGGCTTAGGCCCATTTCAATTCCCAAATTTCTGGGCTGCTGTGATCTTAGTAAGcccaacaaaataatattaaagtgAAATAATATGGGCCcaatattacataaaagagAACTAGAAGTGTAAATGAGCCGATCTCAACAGACAATTCTggcttgagctcgagcttaTTAGAAGCTCCTGTGAGCTGCTCGACTCGTTTGCTGCTCCTAAAAAAGAactaatattagaatttttttaattaaattttctcatgcatattttttattttttgtatttctcttGGACATTTGTATTACtttcttctttaataaatatatattttataatttcattatttatattatttttaaaatgcttcaacttttattattttttattgtcaaaCATTCGCAATTTTTACTATTACTTAgcttacaattttttcataatttattttagctataaaattaaaaattattacaaacacgtctttaataaatttttttactcaaatcaaattaaatataatatagtttgattatttttttaaaatttatatattattgataatgtaattaaattttatttgtgatatgattttaatttaaatgggtccaaaattaaaagtttctgttaataaaagaattgggAGAGGAGAGCTACGTAGTACGTACCCAATAGATAAAGACTTGTACATACAGCAAAAGACTTCAATTATTGANNNNNNNNNNNNNNNNNNNNNNNNNNNNNNNNTCAAGCTCAACACAGACTTCCCTCTTTCCAGCAATTGCTCTGGGCTCTCTCTTAGATTCTCACAAGCAACCCAAAACCATGGCTGATGCTATCGTTTCTGTCGTGCTGGAGAGATTGGCAGTAATTATAGAGGAAAAGGTTCGAGAGGAGGTGAGTTTGGTGAGAGGAGTGAAAGAAGAAGTTCTCTATCTCTCGCATCAGTTGAATGCAATGAAGAATGTGTTGGAAGATGCAGAGAGGAAAGCTTACAAATACAAAACAGTCCAAGATTGGCTGAGAAGATTCGAGGAGACGTCTTATGAGATAGACGACGTGCTGGATGAATGGAAATTTGCTGCTCTCAAGCTTCGCATTCGAGGATCTGAGGGTATTCAATCGCGTGGGATGATGAAAGTAACTACTTTTAACCCATCCTCTTGTTTGTGCTTCAAGAAAGTCGCAACACGTCGAGATATTGCCAAGAAGATAAAGGAATTGAAAAAAGTGATGGATTTGATTATGAAGGAGAAAAATGATTATGATATCACAGTTAATTATCAGCCTGTTTATACCAAAAATTCGTTCAAACTTCAATCTACTTCTTCAGATATTGATGTATCGGAAGTACATGGTCGAGGGAATGATAAAGATGTTCTTGTGAGAAAACTCATGCTTGAAGTTGGGGGGCAACAAGAAGTAGTAGGTCCCCATGTTATTTGTATAGTTGGGATAGGCGGAATCGGGAAGACTACTCTTGCCCGTGTTTATAATGATGAGCGTCTAATAAACTGTTTCGACTTAAAACTTTGGGTTTTTGTTTCTGATGTTACTGATCCGGTCAGGAATATTGCTAAAGCAATTATTGAGAATGTGATGGGGAGTTCACCAAATGTAGATGATTTTCAGGCGCTCCTAAATCGTTTAAAGGAGTCTATTTCAGGGAGAAAGTTTCTTCTTGCCCTAGATGATGTCTGGATGGAGGACATCACCAAATGGGAACCATTGAAAAACTCTCTCAACTGCGGTGGCCCTGGAAGTAAAGTTTTGGTGACGACAAGAAAAAATGCTGTTCCAAGAATGATGCGTACTAATGACATTTATGATTTAGGCAAGCTGTCTGATTTCGATTGTTGGTTGTTAATGAAACGTATAGCATCTTATGGAAGTGAGAAGGATTATGAGGAAGTGGAAGAGATAGGTCAGAAAATAGCTCTGAAGTGCGACGGCTTGCCACTTGCGGCAAAGGTCTTGGGAAGCCTTTTGCAGTCTAAAGATAGTCCGGAAGAGTGGGAGAGTATATTGAACAGTGAAATTTGGCAATTGGAGGAAGCAGAAGTTGAtctttttccttgtttgttTTTGAGCTATAATGAGTTGTCCCCAGCAGTGAAGCGGTGCTTCTCATATTGTGCTGCCTTTCCCAAAGACTCAAAGATTGATGTGGAGAAGTTGATAAGAATGTGGATGGCTCTAGGCTATTTGAGTTCCAATGGGAGCACCAGTGACTTGGAACTTAGAGGGAAGGAGTACCTCAGCAATTTGAAAATGCGTTCATTAGTTCAAGACTTTGTAGAATATGGTGATACAGTTTCATGCAAAATTCATGATATAGTGCATGATTTTGCTCGTTTTCTCAGGAAGTCTAGAAGTTGCGACTCAGATGGCACAATAGAGGCAATGGGAAAAGGTGCATCCCGACCTTATGATCCAAAACTAGTTTCCCAAGCAAAGCTATATCGTAGCTTATTTTGTCAAAATGATCTTCCCTGTGAAATGTTTGATTCCATAACTTGCCCAAGGGTGTTAAGTTTATGCGGAAGCGAGCTGCAAGAGATCCCAAGAGgtatagaaaaattgattcaCTTGAGGTACTTAGACCTGAGTGGTAACAAGTCGATAGCACAAGTT from Sesamum indicum cultivar Zhongzhi No. 13 linkage group LG3, S_indicum_v1.0, whole genome shotgun sequence harbors:
- the LOC105157734 gene encoding putative disease resistance protein RGA3: MADAIVSVVLERLAVIIEEKVREEVSLVRGVKEEVLYLSHQLNAMKNVLEDAERKAYKYKTVQDWLRRFEETSYEIDDVLDEWKFAALKLRIRGSEGIQSRGMMKVTTFNPSSCLCFKKVATRRDIAKKIKELKKVMDLIMKEKNDYDITVNYQPVYTKNSFKLQSTSSDIDVSEVHGRGNDKDVLVRKLMLEVGGQQEVVGPHVICIVGIGGIGKTTLARVYNDERLINCFDLKLWVFVSDVTDPVRNIAKAIIENVMGSSPNVDDFQALLNRLKESISGRKFLLALDDVWMEDITKWEPLKNSLNCGGPGSKVLVTTRKNAVPRMMRTNDIYDLGKLSDFDCWLLMKRIASYGSEKDYEEVEEIGQKIALKCDGLPLAAKVLGSLLQSKDSPEEWESILNSEIWQLEEAEVDLFPCLFLSYNELSPAVKRCFSYCAAFPKDSKIDVEKLIRMWMALGYLSSNGSTSDLELRGKEYLSNLKMRSLVQDFVEYGDTVSCKIHDIVHDFARFLRKSRSCDSDGTIEAMGKGASRPYDPKLVSQAKLYRSLFCQNDLPCEMFDSITCPRVLSLCGSELQEIPRGIEKLIHLRYLDLSGNKSIAQVPQNLCELYYLQTLYLSHCSLKEVPSEIGNLIHLRHLDLEWNVDIKELPETVCNLQELRTLNLAHCKRLSGLPKGIEKLVNLRDLPNDGTQLLYWIPQGLEQLTELRTLSLFHAGRDWSKMGYLKKLDKLGGSLCLKICIHDRGDVDEARNAELRSKIRIRNLKIWFVDAEGIEEEELVRNDALEALEPPSKLQYLMIQNYKGTKFPSWISSPRNHLRVLQIQECNVVPTLPCLGGLPKLEELSVAGMIGLNFVGPGFLRGVVDVNGSMPLCATSFPKLKKLSFWHCPKWKEWEDITAEEEGNATMSIMPCLRELKIDRCGLRELPHRLLGKASSLQHLIIKNSAELSALYGENGSYRNSLSNIPHVTVSYLEKKAIQRSYDTPLPKFYGYL
- the LOC105157732 gene encoding protein WHI4 translates to MAHPPPYEPYYLAPPPPDYGYSANDRNGINTLFVSGLPDDVKAREIHNLFRRRPGFESCQLKYTGRGNQVVAFATFVNHQSAMAALHSLNGVKFDPQTGSTLHIELARSNSRRKHKPGSGPYVVIDKRTKADNDAKESSSDDGDSDYDEPAGHHDAGNQDDSAADRSTDQTTNCNDGFTQENEQAEKRTDGACSTLFIANLGPNCTEEELKQVLSQYQGFNSLKVRARGGMPVAFADFERVEQATETMNALQGSTLPSSDRGGMHIEYARSKMRKP